A stretch of Myxococcus hansupus DNA encodes these proteins:
- a CDS encoding TadE/TadG family type IV pilus assembly protein, with protein MMKKTLRARHARGQAMVETAIGATLFVTIVAFGIHFAEVGFLSLKVQEAAISALWDGTHGEMHLLPLNYDPAGNSMRNAAGDAQGRYADFNGLSATTGAGITQALTTGSGMNVSCDMGAGVDWGGAAVTRVVYRDNGGTQCRAQATLSAWRFPSSFLDQGESGLYQERNMESHLANFQVCAVGRPVAGRCAGSFSMLIDDWGLAGEVESTTCNILMQDQLIPCTNVPLHATVFTTYTPTVMAIPGAASMLAEQALYMNPLPPTALAMVGLGMKERTMWLSAAGEDSLFTQLPPLRDPIGMGIWSTSPGSLLGGLTTLPYGLGYQAREGCFLGKDCN; from the coding sequence ATGATGAAGAAGACCCTTCGCGCCCGGCACGCGCGTGGACAGGCCATGGTGGAGACGGCCATTGGCGCCACGCTCTTCGTCACCATCGTCGCCTTCGGCATCCACTTCGCCGAGGTGGGCTTCCTGTCGCTGAAGGTGCAAGAGGCCGCCATCTCTGCGCTCTGGGATGGGACCCACGGGGAGATGCACCTGCTGCCGCTGAACTACGACCCGGCGGGCAACTCCATGCGCAACGCGGCGGGTGACGCGCAGGGGCGCTACGCGGACTTCAATGGCCTGTCCGCCACCACCGGTGCCGGGATTACGCAGGCGCTCACCACGGGCAGCGGCATGAACGTGAGCTGCGACATGGGCGCCGGCGTGGATTGGGGTGGCGCCGCGGTCACCCGCGTCGTGTACCGCGACAACGGCGGCACGCAGTGCCGCGCCCAGGCGACCTTGAGTGCGTGGCGGTTCCCCAGCTCCTTCCTCGACCAGGGGGAGTCCGGGCTCTACCAGGAGCGCAACATGGAGTCGCACCTGGCCAACTTCCAGGTCTGCGCGGTGGGCCGCCCCGTGGCGGGCCGGTGCGCTGGAAGCTTCTCCATGCTCATCGACGACTGGGGGCTGGCCGGTGAAGTGGAGTCCACGACCTGCAACATCCTGATGCAGGACCAGTTGATTCCGTGCACCAACGTCCCGCTCCACGCCACCGTCTTCACGACGTACACGCCCACCGTGATGGCCATTCCGGGCGCGGCCAGCATGCTGGCCGAGCAGGCGCTCTACATGAACCCGCTGCCGCCCACGGCCCTGGCCATGGTGGGGCTCGGGATGAAGGAGCGGACCATGTGGCTCAGCGCGGCGGGTGAGGACTCCTTGTTCACCCAGCTTCCTCCGCTGCGAGACCCGATTGGCATGGGCATCTGGAGCACCTCGCCGGGCTCGCTCCTGGGCGGACTCACCACGCTGCCGTACGGCCTTGGCTACCAGGCTCGCGAAGGCTGCTTCCTTGGGAAGGACTGCAACTGA
- a CDS encoding pilus assembly protein TadG-related protein, whose product MMPKNPRGQTMVLFALGMLLLVLMVTLTLSFSMKVRERIEAQTVADAAAFSNAVATARTFNNIAVINRVQIAHAVAQAGAASLVSWASLYRAQLNAASDGYNSWEWVYELNVWTGCPCAWKSSSCARRCRCGNKGLSDLGKLQNKLSREDRRVNQVFERYEPRFALQMRGHQLAQNALYLAQQANFQDLRSALDNQRFANQIVRNVQPGANATDAAWQVPPVGGVNRDELSGGMACTGGGAVCDIPATVQHAVQAAMGSRGFSFVSGRFDLHYMAHMINLWELIEAPDMVLVEVATSGTTHFGKPGKDMPMLPPYAPAITAEDEGSILYLYDHAGNGGGSPCPTMVGGTESTEASLVSSGGFMPTPEHRWTGGSDPNPYMRHMLAPCLNPVTSCPGIWPLFLDYNLTQLLDGGDNNFGQPKNFAVVQRNLRSRRLDPWDYSFRYRFAQSGPGSVYDNRSFQMADGTPNDVQTAMSTGIAYYHRGRSMGFNHWSEPPNLLNPYWRATLVAADTDETGLDDAEATLGISAPAAAQTLRALRDVGYRGIQ is encoded by the coding sequence ATGATGCCCAAGAACCCCCGTGGCCAGACGATGGTGCTGTTCGCACTGGGCATGTTGCTCCTGGTGCTGATGGTGACGCTGACGCTGTCCTTCTCCATGAAGGTTCGCGAGCGCATCGAGGCCCAGACGGTGGCGGACGCGGCGGCGTTCTCGAACGCGGTGGCCACCGCGCGCACGTTCAACAACATCGCCGTCATCAACCGCGTGCAGATCGCGCACGCGGTGGCGCAGGCCGGCGCCGCCAGCCTCGTGAGCTGGGCCAGCCTCTACCGCGCGCAGCTCAACGCCGCGAGCGACGGCTACAACAGTTGGGAGTGGGTCTACGAGCTCAACGTCTGGACGGGGTGCCCCTGCGCCTGGAAGAGCTCGTCGTGCGCGCGCCGCTGCCGCTGCGGCAACAAGGGCCTGAGCGACCTGGGCAAGCTGCAGAACAAGCTGAGCCGCGAGGACCGGCGGGTCAACCAGGTGTTCGAGCGGTATGAGCCCCGGTTCGCCCTTCAGATGCGGGGACATCAGCTCGCGCAGAACGCGCTCTACCTCGCGCAGCAGGCGAACTTCCAGGACCTGCGCAGCGCGTTGGACAACCAGCGCTTCGCCAACCAGATTGTCCGCAACGTGCAGCCTGGCGCCAATGCCACGGATGCCGCGTGGCAGGTCCCGCCCGTGGGCGGGGTGAACCGGGACGAACTCTCGGGCGGCATGGCCTGCACGGGAGGTGGCGCGGTCTGCGACATCCCGGCGACGGTGCAGCACGCGGTGCAGGCGGCCATGGGAAGCCGGGGCTTCTCGTTCGTCTCCGGGCGCTTCGACCTGCACTACATGGCCCACATGATCAACCTGTGGGAGCTCATCGAGGCGCCGGACATGGTGCTGGTGGAGGTGGCGACCTCGGGCACGACGCACTTCGGCAAGCCGGGCAAGGACATGCCCATGTTGCCGCCCTACGCCCCGGCCATCACCGCCGAGGACGAGGGCAGCATCCTCTACCTCTATGACCACGCCGGAAATGGCGGCGGCTCACCGTGTCCCACGATGGTGGGCGGCACGGAGAGCACGGAGGCCAGCCTCGTGTCGTCGGGTGGTTTCATGCCCACGCCGGAGCACCGCTGGACGGGTGGCAGCGACCCCAATCCCTACATGCGTCACATGCTGGCGCCCTGCCTCAACCCCGTGACGAGCTGCCCGGGCATCTGGCCGCTGTTCCTGGACTACAACCTCACCCAGCTCCTGGATGGCGGCGACAACAACTTCGGCCAGCCGAAGAACTTCGCCGTCGTGCAGCGCAACCTGCGCAGCCGGCGGCTCGACCCCTGGGACTATTCGTTCCGGTATCGCTTCGCCCAATCCGGCCCCGGGTCGGTCTACGACAACCGCAGCTTCCAGATGGCGGACGGCACGCCCAACGACGTGCAGACGGCCATGTCCACGGGCATCGCCTACTACCACCGTGGCCGGAGCATGGGCTTCAACCACTGGTCCGAGCCGCCCAACCTCCTCAACCCGTACTGGCGCGCCACGCTGGTGGCCGCGGACACGGATGAGACGGGACTCGATGACGCCGAGGCGACGCTGGGCATCAGCGCGCCCGCCGCGGCCCAGACGCTGCGCGCCCTCCGCGACGTGGGCTACAGGGGAATCCAATGA
- a CDS encoding TadE/TadG family type IV pilus assembly protein, producing the protein MNSLRPSGGRQSGQAMVEAALSLPLVVFLVLGTLQLFLMLQARVLAQYAAFRATRAGSVAHGECERMTHAAILSLLPSFHSFIGVSTPRIGGEHGGGAGAPERLARAFAQRRENRYQAGLDGVHTGSIVWINRSLAGGGVDSPQDREFDEPGHLRRLEVRLIYWYPMRIPFANWVMSRMFLAQMGIQDYTAANPLMMAERQANWGPGEFSNPYELAADVRTELSTRVGRREYVFPIETSFTMRMLTPVKARHFATMDCPR; encoded by the coding sequence ATGAATTCACTGCGCCCGAGCGGCGGGAGACAGTCCGGCCAGGCGATGGTGGAAGCGGCTTTGTCGCTTCCGCTCGTCGTGTTCCTGGTGTTGGGCACGCTGCAGCTTTTCTTGATGCTCCAGGCCCGCGTGCTGGCTCAGTACGCGGCCTTCCGCGCGACGCGCGCTGGCAGCGTCGCCCACGGCGAATGCGAGCGGATGACCCACGCGGCCATTCTCTCGCTGCTGCCTTCGTTCCACTCCTTCATTGGCGTGTCCACGCCGCGGATTGGCGGAGAGCATGGCGGCGGGGCCGGCGCGCCGGAGCGGCTGGCGCGCGCCTTCGCGCAGCGCCGGGAGAACCGTTATCAGGCGGGGCTGGATGGTGTTCACACCGGCAGCATCGTGTGGATCAACCGCAGCCTGGCGGGCGGCGGCGTGGACAGCCCGCAGGACCGCGAGTTCGACGAGCCCGGCCACCTGCGGCGCCTCGAGGTGCGGCTCATCTACTGGTACCCCATGCGCATCCCGTTCGCGAACTGGGTGATGTCGCGGATGTTCCTCGCGCAGATGGGCATCCAGGACTACACGGCGGCCAACCCGCTGATGATGGCCGAGCGTCAGGCGAACTGGGGCCCCGGCGAGTTCAGCAACCCCTACGAGCTGGCGGCGGATGTCCGGACCGAGCTGTCGACCCGCGTGGGGCGCCGCGAGTACGTGTTCCCCATTGAAACCAGCTTCACCATGCGGATGCTGACGCCCGTGAAGGCGCGCCACTTCGCCACCATGGACTGTCCCCGATGA
- a CDS encoding sigma 54-interacting transcriptional regulator: MSATPLHPDDIHTSPGDVGEDPNPASLLSETLVVDSRTTVKLHKCRLSVSSGPDTGRSVVSEKERLRCGAHPGNDLVLVEDRTASRHHFEIQFTERGYLLVDLGSTNGTFLDGRRIERAYLSPGSQIRAGSSLLTFAPLDEEVTIEPDREGELCEMVGQSVKMRQIFGLIKKIAPMDVSVIIQGETGTGKELVARAIHELSGRTKGPMEVLDCGAIPPNLIESELFGHEKGAFTGAVSGRPGAFERAHGGTIFLDELGELRLDLQPKLLRVLENHEVRRVGGNDVIEVDCRVIAATNRDLMKEIQGGGFREDLYFRLSVITIQLPPLRQRRDDIPLILKRALADPEVVGKHGKKRFSAESLGLLMSYSWPGNVRELMNVLSHVLTFSEGEEIQPVHLPPRVRGQVREGPLPFNEHLSFKDAKEQLLENFEREYVTSVLTRCEGNLSRAARESGLHRKSIERLVKKYQLDTKGMKSR, translated from the coding sequence ATGAGTGCCACCCCCCTGCACCCTGACGACATCCACACCAGTCCCGGCGACGTCGGAGAAGACCCGAACCCCGCTTCGTTGTTGAGCGAGACGCTCGTGGTGGACTCGCGCACCACGGTGAAGCTCCACAAATGCCGCTTGTCCGTGTCCTCCGGACCGGACACCGGCCGCTCCGTCGTGAGCGAGAAAGAACGCCTGCGCTGCGGCGCGCATCCCGGCAACGACCTGGTCCTGGTGGAGGACCGCACCGCCAGCCGTCACCACTTCGAAATCCAGTTCACCGAGCGCGGCTACCTGCTGGTGGACCTGGGCTCCACCAACGGCACCTTCCTGGATGGTCGCCGCATCGAGCGGGCCTACCTGTCACCGGGCTCGCAGATTCGCGCGGGCTCGTCGCTGCTGACGTTCGCGCCGCTCGACGAGGAGGTCACCATCGAGCCCGACCGCGAAGGCGAGCTGTGCGAGATGGTGGGGCAGAGCGTGAAGATGCGGCAGATATTCGGCCTCATCAAGAAGATCGCCCCCATGGACGTGTCCGTCATCATCCAGGGCGAGACGGGCACGGGGAAGGAGCTGGTGGCGCGCGCCATCCATGAGCTGTCCGGCCGCACCAAGGGCCCCATGGAGGTGCTGGACTGCGGCGCCATCCCGCCCAACCTCATCGAGAGCGAGCTGTTCGGACATGAGAAGGGCGCCTTCACCGGCGCGGTGAGCGGACGGCCCGGCGCCTTCGAGCGCGCGCACGGCGGCACCATCTTCCTGGACGAGCTGGGCGAGTTGCGGCTCGACCTGCAACCCAAGCTGCTGCGCGTGCTGGAGAACCACGAAGTGCGGCGCGTGGGTGGCAACGACGTCATCGAGGTGGACTGCCGCGTCATCGCCGCCACCAACCGCGACCTGATGAAGGAGATTCAAGGCGGCGGCTTCCGCGAGGACCTCTACTTCCGCCTGTCCGTCATCACCATCCAGCTTCCGCCGCTGCGCCAGCGCCGCGACGACATCCCGCTCATCCTCAAGCGCGCGCTCGCGGACCCGGAGGTCGTCGGCAAGCACGGCAAGAAGCGCTTCTCCGCGGAGTCCCTGGGCCTGCTGATGTCGTACTCGTGGCCCGGCAACGTGCGCGAGCTGATGAACGTGCTGTCACACGTCCTCACGTTCAGTGAGGGCGAGGAGATTCAGCCCGTGCACCTGCCGCCCCGCGTGCGCGGCCAGGTCCGCGAAGGCCCGCTGCCGTTCAACGAGCACCTCTCCTTCAAGGACGCCAAGGAGCAGTTGCTGGAGAACTTCGAGCGCGAGTACGTCACCAGTGTTTTGACGCGCTGCGAAGGGAACTTGTCTCGCGCCGCCCGGGAAAGCGGGCTTCACCGAAAGTCGATTGAAAGGCTGGTAAAAAAGTACCAGCTCGACACAAAGGGGATGAAGTCACGATAA
- a CDS encoding ATP-grasp domain-containing protein, whose product MPSRKVKPKKAPVLPGSQAPERPTRRARAKRTVVILSRKRSLYSTRRLVSAIRERGHRPLVLDTLRCCLLLAQGAPRMTYRGVEVRGVDVVVPRIGASITAYGLAVVNHFEMMGVPVLNPPTSIARSRDKLRALQYLSRSGLDIPRTVMAHDRSNVRRLVEEVNGLPVIIKLIKGTQGVGVMIAHTLPEVQTILDTFWDLGQEIVLQEFVAESEGRDVRALVVGDRVVGAMRRKAKTGEFRSNIHRGGEGQAIELAPAYVEAAVRAARIVGLEVAGVDMLEGRAGPRLMEINSSPGFEGLERATRGDIAGEIIDHALAYAAAKRTG is encoded by the coding sequence ATGCCCTCGCGAAAAGTGAAGCCGAAGAAGGCCCCGGTCCTGCCTGGGTCCCAGGCACCCGAGCGGCCCACACGCCGCGCGCGTGCGAAGCGGACGGTCGTCATCCTGTCCCGCAAGCGCTCCCTCTATTCCACGCGGCGGCTGGTGTCGGCCATTCGTGAACGGGGACATCGTCCCCTGGTGCTGGACACGCTGCGTTGTTGCCTGCTGCTCGCGCAGGGCGCGCCGCGCATGACCTACCGCGGCGTGGAGGTGCGCGGCGTGGACGTAGTGGTGCCGCGCATCGGCGCGTCCATCACCGCCTACGGCCTGGCGGTGGTGAACCACTTCGAGATGATGGGCGTGCCGGTGCTCAACCCGCCCACGTCCATCGCGCGCAGCCGCGACAAGCTCCGCGCGCTCCAGTACCTGTCACGCTCCGGGTTGGACATTCCTCGCACCGTGATGGCGCACGACCGCAGCAACGTGCGCCGGCTGGTGGAGGAGGTCAACGGGCTGCCCGTCATCATCAAGCTCATCAAGGGCACCCAGGGTGTGGGCGTGATGATTGCCCACACGCTGCCCGAGGTGCAGACCATCCTCGACACCTTCTGGGACCTGGGTCAGGAAATCGTGCTCCAGGAGTTCGTCGCGGAGAGCGAGGGGCGGGACGTGCGGGCCCTCGTCGTGGGCGACCGCGTGGTGGGCGCCATGCGGCGCAAGGCCAAGACGGGCGAGTTCCGCTCCAACATCCACCGCGGCGGTGAAGGGCAGGCAATCGAGCTCGCGCCGGCGTACGTGGAAGCAGCCGTGCGGGCCGCGCGCATCGTGGGCCTGGAGGTCGCGGGCGTGGACATGCTGGAGGGCCGCGCGGGCCCCCGGCTGATGGAAATCAACTCCAGCCCTGGCTTCGAGGGACTGGAGCGCGCGACGCGCGGCGACATCGCGGGCGAAATCATCGACCACGCGCTGGCTTACGCCGCGGCGAAGCGAACCGGGTGA
- a CDS encoding DsbA family oxidoreductase, with amino-acid sequence MKTLHKPLQITVYQDVLCSWCYLADLRLDVLRQELGDAVRWSVRPYPLRVHDVLPTAREQRALVEEVERARREPDAAARMLSTDLWLGGDPPRTSVPALAALEAARLQGPQARAFLARAMQRAALEQGVNVSRPDVVFELASRVGLAMNEFSAAFRSEETRRLILDEHRDATHRGVRGVPTLVIGGRWMLCGLRELSEYREHVLACLGKVSVPRSGSPERVVH; translated from the coding sequence ATGAAAACGCTGCACAAGCCGCTGCAGATCACCGTCTACCAGGACGTGCTGTGTTCCTGGTGCTACCTCGCCGACCTGCGCTTGGATGTCCTGCGCCAGGAGCTGGGCGACGCCGTTCGCTGGAGCGTCAGGCCCTATCCCCTGCGCGTTCACGACGTCCTGCCCACCGCGCGAGAACAACGCGCGTTGGTGGAGGAAGTCGAACGCGCACGGCGCGAGCCCGACGCCGCCGCGCGCATGTTGTCGACGGACCTGTGGCTCGGTGGAGATCCACCGCGCACCAGCGTGCCGGCGTTGGCGGCGCTCGAAGCAGCGCGGCTCCAGGGTCCGCAGGCGCGCGCGTTCCTCGCCCGCGCCATGCAGCGCGCCGCGCTGGAGCAGGGCGTCAACGTGTCCCGCCCGGACGTCGTGTTCGAGCTGGCCTCGCGCGTGGGCCTGGCGATGAACGAGTTCTCCGCCGCCTTCCGCTCCGAGGAGACGCGGCGCCTCATCCTCGACGAGCACCGGGACGCCACCCACCGCGGCGTGCGCGGCGTGCCCACGCTCGTCATCGGCGGCCGGTGGATGCTGTGCGGCCTGCGCGAGCTGTCCGAGTACCGCGAGCACGTCCTCGCGTGCCTGGGCAAGGTGTCCGTGCCCCGCTCGGGCTCGCCCGAGCGCGTCGTCCACTGA
- a CDS encoding carboxypeptidase regulatory-like domain-containing protein: MKRPLLMVSCVLLGLSPGCGPGDTTPDPGLQTDDAETVDLDNLRIGVTGKAALLPEAQQWLDARGLAAPSLNAAPVTLAEPLRLAVNDPNATFGTSPVSEDGSFTVSDVPVREMHLSLTAGLEAAGLVRSHTLIYDSAFTGARPRTDLVDVRVWGVPEAFHDALSTAVGESAIRGHTGNLAATLRDAGFVLGRVVDAAGQPVSGARLTPDREDLAGRIYYPSADLAASGQEGTGPQGLFVYVHSGVDADTFLLSVTGMEAYVPRNVGVAPGWGMVLTVHPGLYPPP, from the coding sequence ATGAAGCGTCCTCTCCTGATGGTCTCCTGTGTCCTGTTGGGACTCTCACCGGGCTGCGGCCCCGGCGACACCACACCTGACCCGGGCCTCCAGACCGATGACGCCGAAACGGTGGACCTGGACAACCTCCGCATCGGCGTCACCGGCAAGGCCGCGCTGTTGCCCGAAGCGCAGCAATGGCTCGACGCCCGCGGCCTGGCGGCGCCTTCGCTGAACGCCGCGCCCGTCACCCTCGCGGAGCCCTTGCGGCTGGCGGTGAACGACCCGAACGCCACCTTCGGCACCTCACCGGTCTCCGAGGATGGCTCCTTCACCGTGAGCGACGTGCCCGTGCGCGAGATGCACCTGAGCCTCACCGCCGGGCTCGAGGCCGCCGGGCTCGTGCGCTCGCACACCCTCATCTACGACTCCGCCTTCACGGGCGCGCGGCCCCGCACGGACCTCGTCGACGTCCGGGTGTGGGGCGTACCGGAAGCCTTCCACGACGCGCTCAGCACCGCCGTGGGAGAAAGCGCCATCCGCGGACACACGGGCAACCTGGCCGCCACGCTGCGCGACGCGGGCTTCGTGCTGGGCCGCGTCGTGGATGCGGCCGGCCAGCCGGTGTCCGGCGCGAGGCTGACCCCTGACCGCGAGGACCTGGCCGGGCGCATCTACTACCCCTCCGCCGACCTCGCCGCCTCGGGCCAGGAAGGCACCGGGCCGCAGGGCCTGTTCGTCTACGTCCATTCGGGCGTGGACGCGGACACCTTCCTTCTGTCCGTCACGGGGATGGAGGCCTATGTGCCACGCAACGTCGGCGTGGCACCTGGGTGGGGGATGGTGCTCACCGTCCATCCTGGCCTCTACCCGCCTCCCTAG
- a CDS encoding sensor histidine kinase: MRSWGDATMNAYWRPQRRSAAMARGMSWLAALGAPLVGILYLLGWALDMEMLRPGVAGIPMTPVTGIAMVFGGTALGLRLVARPFRHREPLAIACALVAMVIGALNLLREVTGWDAGLERLVIHLLGEHTSSLPRPSPLTATCTMLLGLALLLLNNLRLVRLRDTLVVLSLVSSTLGLNGLLMGPLLIVGTLPFLAERSMGLPTALTMTLLGVGTLCARPEQGLVSRITRDSLGGFVARRLVPMALLGPSLLGMVLMVLRDTEAINMEAKLPIFATLVSVGGAALVLLSARALDAIEARRLQASLELEASEARYRGLLNHTPVGILFAEPGKDTLVANPVAEAMLGSTPHGTEQTGYHPPLLTAEGHLVRTEDRPIVRAMTTGRLVGPEEYLIEQPHGRRLPVLVTAAPVHGFNGSVRGVVCTLQDVTTRHELDQLREEYVSLISHDLRNPLHTIGLRVGLLRRALRERKLEQEETMTESIQRSVTWMSAMIEELLEGSRLESQRETLRREPRDLVRFLDDVMERDVPPDARERFHLEVQGALPPVWVDAARLERVVANLLSNAAKYSPDGGPITVRAQLQKGQVVVSVKDQGPGLTEEDAAHVFDKYYRTRKGGTVDVKGLGLGLYICRLIIEAHGGRIWVESAPGQGSTFSFSLPVEPPGEPPPPPRAPDDRDPAAGDGSALSASPSRAGASPLPSRS, encoded by the coding sequence GTGCGTTCCTGGGGGGACGCCACGATGAACGCGTACTGGAGACCTCAGCGCCGCAGCGCCGCCATGGCCCGTGGGATGTCATGGCTCGCCGCGCTGGGGGCTCCGCTCGTGGGCATCCTGTATCTGCTGGGCTGGGCCCTGGACATGGAGATGCTGAGGCCCGGCGTGGCGGGCATCCCCATGACGCCCGTGACGGGCATCGCCATGGTGTTTGGCGGTACCGCGCTGGGTTTGCGGCTGGTCGCTCGTCCCTTCCGCCACCGAGAGCCCCTGGCCATCGCCTGCGCGCTCGTCGCGATGGTCATTGGCGCGTTGAACCTCCTCCGGGAGGTGACGGGTTGGGATGCGGGGCTGGAGCGACTGGTGATTCACCTGCTCGGCGAGCACACCTCCTCGCTGCCCAGGCCGTCCCCGCTCACCGCCACCTGCACGATGCTGTTGGGCCTGGCCCTGTTGCTGCTGAACAACCTCCGGCTCGTGCGCCTCCGGGACACGTTGGTCGTGTTGTCGCTGGTGAGTTCGACGCTCGGCCTCAACGGTCTGCTGATGGGCCCCTTGCTCATCGTGGGCACCCTGCCGTTCCTCGCCGAGCGCAGCATGGGCCTGCCCACCGCGCTGACGATGACGCTCCTGGGGGTGGGGACCCTCTGCGCCCGGCCCGAGCAGGGACTGGTGAGCCGCATCACCCGCGACTCGCTCGGCGGCTTCGTGGCGCGTCGGTTGGTGCCCATGGCGCTGCTCGGCCCCTCGCTGCTGGGCATGGTGTTGATGGTGCTGCGGGACACGGAGGCCATCAACATGGAGGCGAAGCTCCCCATCTTCGCCACCCTCGTCAGCGTGGGCGGCGCGGCGCTCGTGCTCCTGTCCGCGCGGGCCTTGGACGCCATTGAAGCCCGGCGCCTGCAAGCGAGCCTGGAACTGGAGGCGTCCGAAGCGCGCTACCGCGGGCTGCTGAACCACACCCCCGTGGGCATCCTCTTCGCCGAGCCCGGCAAGGACACGCTGGTGGCCAACCCCGTGGCGGAGGCGATGCTGGGCAGCACACCGCACGGGACGGAGCAGACCGGATACCACCCGCCCCTGCTCACCGCGGAGGGCCACCTGGTGCGCACGGAGGACCGGCCCATCGTCCGGGCCATGACCACGGGACGGCTCGTCGGTCCCGAGGAATACCTCATCGAGCAGCCCCACGGCCGCAGGTTGCCCGTGCTGGTGACCGCCGCCCCCGTCCATGGCTTCAACGGCTCGGTGCGAGGCGTGGTCTGCACGCTGCAGGACGTGACGACGCGCCACGAGCTGGACCAACTGCGCGAGGAGTACGTCAGCCTCATCTCCCACGACTTGCGCAATCCGCTCCACACCATCGGCCTGCGCGTGGGGCTGCTCCGGCGCGCCTTGCGCGAACGCAAGCTGGAGCAGGAAGAGACGATGACGGAGTCCATCCAGCGCAGCGTGACCTGGATGAGCGCCATGATTGAGGAGCTGCTGGAAGGCTCGCGGCTGGAGTCCCAGCGAGAGACGCTGCGCCGGGAGCCTCGGGATTTGGTGCGCTTCCTCGACGACGTGATGGAGCGCGACGTGCCCCCGGACGCCCGCGAGCGCTTCCACCTGGAGGTGCAGGGAGCGCTGCCGCCCGTCTGGGTGGACGCGGCGCGGCTGGAGCGGGTGGTCGCCAACCTGCTGAGCAACGCCGCCAAGTACAGTCCGGACGGGGGTCCCATCACCGTGCGCGCCCAGCTCCAGAAGGGCCAGGTGGTGGTGTCCGTGAAGGACCAGGGCCCCGGCCTGACCGAGGAAGACGCCGCGCACGTCTTCGACAAGTACTACCGCACGCGCAAGGGCGGCACGGTGGACGTGAAGGGGTTGGGCCTGGGGCTCTACATCTGCCGTCTCATCATCGAGGCCCACGGCGGCCGCATCTGGGTGGAGAGCGCGCCTGGCCAGGGCTCCACCTTCAGCTTCAGCCTGCCCGTGGAGCCCCCGGGAGAGCCGCCGCCCCCGCCGCGAGCCCCGGATGACCGGGACCCGGCGGCGGGAGACGGCTCCGCCCTCAGCGCGTCGCCGTCCAGAGCGGGAGCCAGTCCGCTCCCTTCGCGCTCGTGA
- a CDS encoding TolB family protein, which translates to MQGLERLQRSWPWRARWLTALAVLGVGCSGRCGGASDAGTLSKEEARAIPGAVIFLSERAGQKDVWKVSPEGVETRLTDAEEDEFPGPLSPDGKSLVVITATEVEGLHRSQIRVMPLDGKGPAVPLHAPRARARNVSWAPDGTWLVAESDAEGFSDVVKLVPREGVPEVRLTQVPQGCFEPQISPDGKEVAYVCSREGDPEIYVAKADGSGEERLTHFHMEDRQPKWSPDGVWLVLVSDRERKDRLFFLRRDGSEMRPVSGEHYAGEEREAAWSPDGKRLAYVTRTPEGLARIWVVPLAGGAPVALTDGKHRDDMPAWSPDGKYLAYVSEREGNADVYLMRADGTGQTRLTSAKGADWLPLWTATR; encoded by the coding sequence ATGCAGGGCCTTGAACGGCTGCAACGTTCCTGGCCGTGGCGGGCGCGGTGGTTGACCGCGCTCGCCGTGCTCGGTGTCGGGTGCTCCGGCCGGTGTGGCGGGGCGTCCGACGCCGGGACGCTGTCGAAGGAGGAGGCTCGCGCCATTCCGGGCGCGGTCATCTTCTTGTCGGAGCGGGCGGGGCAGAAGGATGTCTGGAAGGTGAGTCCGGAAGGGGTCGAGACGCGACTGACGGATGCCGAGGAGGACGAGTTTCCCGGTCCCCTGTCGCCCGACGGCAAGTCCCTGGTCGTCATCACCGCGACGGAGGTGGAAGGGCTGCACCGTTCGCAGATTCGCGTGATGCCCCTGGATGGCAAGGGGCCGGCGGTGCCGCTGCACGCGCCGCGGGCACGCGCGCGAAACGTGAGCTGGGCGCCAGACGGCACCTGGCTGGTGGCCGAGTCCGACGCCGAGGGCTTCAGCGACGTGGTGAAGCTGGTGCCTCGAGAGGGTGTGCCCGAGGTGCGCCTCACGCAGGTGCCGCAAGGCTGCTTCGAGCCGCAGATCTCCCCGGACGGCAAGGAGGTGGCCTACGTCTGCAGCCGCGAGGGCGACCCCGAAATCTACGTGGCGAAGGCGGACGGCAGCGGCGAGGAGCGGCTCACCCACTTCCACATGGAGGACCGCCAGCCGAAGTGGAGCCCGGATGGGGTGTGGCTCGTCCTCGTCAGTGACCGCGAGCGCAAGGACCGGCTGTTCTTCCTGCGGCGGGACGGCTCGGAGATGCGCCCCGTGTCGGGTGAGCACTACGCCGGCGAGGAGCGCGAGGCGGCCTGGAGTCCGGATGGAAAGCGGCTGGCCTACGTCACCCGTACTCCGGAGGGGCTCGCCCGCATCTGGGTGGTGCCGCTCGCGGGCGGCGCGCCAGTGGCCCTGACGGACGGCAAGCACCGGGACGACATGCCCGCGTGGAGCCCGGACGGGAAGTACCTGGCCTACGTGTCCGAGCGCGAGGGCAACGCGGACGTGTACCTCATGCGAGCGGACGGCACCGGCCAGACGCGGCTCACGAGCGCGAAGGGAGCGGACTGGCTCCCGCTCTGGACGGCGACGCGCTGA